Proteins encoded together in one Ictidomys tridecemlineatus isolate mIctTri1 chromosome 3, mIctTri1.hap1, whole genome shotgun sequence window:
- the Hsd17b1 gene encoding 17-beta-hydroxysteroid dehydrogenase type 1 isoform X1, whose translation MDRTVVLITGCSSGIGLHLALRLASDPSQSFKVYATMRDLRAQGQLWKAARARGCPSDSLETLELDVRDSDSVAAARARVTEGRVDVLVCNAGRGLLGPLESHGLDAVGSVLDVNVVGTVRTLQAFLPDMKRRCSGRIMVTGSVGGLMGLPFNAVYCASKFALEGLCESLAVLLLPFGVHVSLIECGPVHTAFYEKLEGGPGGTLSHTDAQTRHLFSLYQRHCEQIIREAQDPEEVTEVFLTALRAPKPSLRYYSTERFLPLSRLRLEDPSGCSYVTAMHHAVFADQPAEAAGTREPGDPELGASPAAPK comes from the exons ATGGATCGCACCGTGGTGCTCATCACTGGCTGCTCCTCGGGCATCGGCCTGCACCTGGCCCTTCGGCTGGCTTCAGACCCGTCCCAGAGCTTTAAAG TGTATGCCACGATGAGGGACCTGAGGGCTCAAGGCCAGCTGTGGAAGGCAGCCCGGGCCCGGGGATGCCCTTCCGACTCGCTGGAGACGCTGGAATTGGACGTGAGGGACTCAGATTCTGTGGCTGCTGCCCGGGCACGCGTGACCGAGGGCCGTGTGGATGTGCTGG TGTGCAACGCGGGACGGGGTCTTCTTGGACCCCTAGAGTCCCACGGGCTGGACGCCGTGGGCTCGGTGCTGGACGTGAATGTGGTTGGGACCGTGCGAACACTGCAGGCCTTCTTGCCGGACATGAAGCGGCGCTGCTCAGGCCGCATAATGGTGACTGGGAGCGTGGGAGGCCTGATGG GGCTTCCCTTCAACGCAGTGTACTGCGCCAGCAAGTTCGCGCTTGAGGGTTTGTGCGAGAGTCTGGCGGTTCTGCTGCTGCCCTTTGGAGTCCA CGTGAGCCTCATCGAGTGCGGTCCAGTGCACACGGCCTTCTATGAAAAGTTAGAGGGCGGCCCGGGAGGGACGCTGAGTCACACAGATGCCCAGACCCGCCACCTCTTCTCACTCTACCAGCGCCACTGCGAGCAGATCATCCGTGAGGCGCAGGACCCAGAGGAGGTGACAGAG GTCTTCCTCACTGCGCTGCGTGCCCCAAAGCCATCCCTGCGCTACTACAGCACCGAGCGCTTCCTGCCCCTGTCCCGGCTGCGCCTCGAGGACCCCAGTGGCTGCAGCTACGTGACTGCCATGCACCATGCTGTGTTCGCTGACCAGCCTGCCGAGGCAGCTGGGACCAGAGAACCGGGGGACCCTGAGCTCGGTGCGTCTCCTGCAGCCCCGAAATAA
- the Hsd17b1 gene encoding 17-beta-hydroxysteroid dehydrogenase type 1 isoform X2 — protein MDRTVVLITGCSSGIGLHLALRLASDPSQSFKVYATMRDLRAQGQLWKAARARGCPSDSLETLELDVRDSDSVAAARARVTEGRVDVLESHGLDAVGSVLDVNVVGTVRTLQAFLPDMKRRCSGRIMVTGSVGGLMGLPFNAVYCASKFALEGLCESLAVLLLPFGVHVSLIECGPVHTAFYEKLEGGPGGTLSHTDAQTRHLFSLYQRHCEQIIREAQDPEEVTEVFLTALRAPKPSLRYYSTERFLPLSRLRLEDPSGCSYVTAMHHAVFADQPAEAAGTREPGDPELGASPAAPK, from the exons ATGGATCGCACCGTGGTGCTCATCACTGGCTGCTCCTCGGGCATCGGCCTGCACCTGGCCCTTCGGCTGGCTTCAGACCCGTCCCAGAGCTTTAAAG TGTATGCCACGATGAGGGACCTGAGGGCTCAAGGCCAGCTGTGGAAGGCAGCCCGGGCCCGGGGATGCCCTTCCGACTCGCTGGAGACGCTGGAATTGGACGTGAGGGACTCAGATTCTGTGGCTGCTGCCCGGGCACGCGTGACCGAGGGCCGTGTGGATGTGCTGG AGTCCCACGGGCTGGACGCCGTGGGCTCGGTGCTGGACGTGAATGTGGTTGGGACCGTGCGAACACTGCAGGCCTTCTTGCCGGACATGAAGCGGCGCTGCTCAGGCCGCATAATGGTGACTGGGAGCGTGGGAGGCCTGATGG GGCTTCCCTTCAACGCAGTGTACTGCGCCAGCAAGTTCGCGCTTGAGGGTTTGTGCGAGAGTCTGGCGGTTCTGCTGCTGCCCTTTGGAGTCCA CGTGAGCCTCATCGAGTGCGGTCCAGTGCACACGGCCTTCTATGAAAAGTTAGAGGGCGGCCCGGGAGGGACGCTGAGTCACACAGATGCCCAGACCCGCCACCTCTTCTCACTCTACCAGCGCCACTGCGAGCAGATCATCCGTGAGGCGCAGGACCCAGAGGAGGTGACAGAG GTCTTCCTCACTGCGCTGCGTGCCCCAAAGCCATCCCTGCGCTACTACAGCACCGAGCGCTTCCTGCCCCTGTCCCGGCTGCGCCTCGAGGACCCCAGTGGCTGCAGCTACGTGACTGCCATGCACCATGCTGTGTTCGCTGACCAGCCTGCCGAGGCAGCTGGGACCAGAGAACCGGGGGACCCTGAGCTCGGTGCGTCTCCTGCAGCCCCGAAATAA
- the Hsd17b1 gene encoding 17-beta-hydroxysteroid dehydrogenase type 1 isoform X3, with product MCWVSLPPKCVQEPSLSRAQTRMPQAQGTLGDNLGLSLVCWSPRAGLSSYSVQRGTGSSWTPRVPRAGRRGLGAGRECGWDRANTAGLLAGHEAALLRPHNGLPFNAVYCASKFALEGLCESLAVLLLPFGVHVSLIECGPVHTAFYEKLEGGPGGTLSHTDAQTRHLFSLYQRHCEQIIREAQDPEEVTEVFLTALRAPKPSLRYYSTERFLPLSRLRLEDPSGCSYVTAMHHAVFADQPAEAAGTREPGDPELGASPAAPK from the exons ATGTGCTGGGTGAGCCTCCCCCCGAAATGTGTACAAGAGCCATCGTTGTCCAGAGCCCAAACCAGAATGCCCCAAGCACAGGGAACCCTGGGGGATAATCTGGGGCTGTCACTGGTCTGTTGGTCGCCTAGGGCGGGCCTCTCTTCTTACAGTGTGCAACGCGGGACGGGGTCTTCTTGGACCCCTAGAGTCCCACGGGCTGGACGCCGTGGGCTCGGTGCTGGACGTGAATGTGGTTGGGACCGTGCGAACACTGCAGGCCTTCTTGCCGGACATGAAGCGGCGCTGCTCAGGCCGCATAATG GGCTTCCCTTCAACGCAGTGTACTGCGCCAGCAAGTTCGCGCTTGAGGGTTTGTGCGAGAGTCTGGCGGTTCTGCTGCTGCCCTTTGGAGTCCA CGTGAGCCTCATCGAGTGCGGTCCAGTGCACACGGCCTTCTATGAAAAGTTAGAGGGCGGCCCGGGAGGGACGCTGAGTCACACAGATGCCCAGACCCGCCACCTCTTCTCACTCTACCAGCGCCACTGCGAGCAGATCATCCGTGAGGCGCAGGACCCAGAGGAGGTGACAGAG GTCTTCCTCACTGCGCTGCGTGCCCCAAAGCCATCCCTGCGCTACTACAGCACCGAGCGCTTCCTGCCCCTGTCCCGGCTGCGCCTCGAGGACCCCAGTGGCTGCAGCTACGTGACTGCCATGCACCATGCTGTGTTCGCTGACCAGCCTGCCGAGGCAGCTGGGACCAGAGAACCGGGGGACCCTGAGCTCGGTGCGTCTCCTGCAGCCCCGAAATAA
- the Naglu gene encoding alpha-N-acetylglucosaminidase isoform X1 — MEAATVAAALGFLLLAGVGGSSVDEAREETVVRALVVRLLGPGPAADFSVSVERALATESGLDTYRLSGGGGARVQVRGSTGVAAAAGLHRYLRDFCGCQVVWSGSQLHLPQPLPVVPEELAETTPHRYRYYQNVCTQSYSFVWWDWARWEKEIDWMALNGINLALAWNGQEAIWQRVYLALGLTESEINEYFTGPAFLAWGRMGNLHTWGGPLSRFWHLKQIYLQHRILDRMRSFGMIPVLPAFAGHVPKALTRVFPQMNVTRLSSWGHFNCSYSCPYLLAPEDPMFPLIGSLFLWELSKEFGTNHIYGADTFNEMQPPSSQPSYLAAITTAVYEAMIAEWAQHSPGRLLSSPLLSVLPTPTTAADPDAVWLLQGWLFQHQPKFWGPDQVKAVLRAVPLGRLLVLDLFAENQPVYSRTDSFYGQPFIWCMLHNFGGNHGLFGSLEAVNQGPQAARLYPNSTMVGTGIAPEGIGQNEVVYTLMTELGWRKDPVPDLVAWVTGFADRRYGLSQEDAKEAWKLLLRSVYNCSGKACVGHNRSPLVKRPSLKINTTVWYNRSDVFEAWRLLLKAAPNLTTSLAFRYDLVDITRQAIQELVSLYYEEVKISYRKKDLILLLQAGGILAYELLPVLDEVLATDKRFLLGSWLEQARTMAVNETEAQFYEQNSLYQLTLWGPEGNILDYANKQLAGLVEDYYAPRWRLFLETLAGSLAQSVPFKQKEFDKNVFQLEKSFVLSKKRYSSQPQGDTVDLTKKVFLKYYPRVVNGSL; from the exons ATGGAGGCCGCTACGGTGGCCGCAGCTCTGGGGTTCCTGCTTCTGGCAGGGGTTGGGGGCTCTTCGGTCGATGAGGCCCGGGAGGAGACGGTCGTGCGGGCGCTGGTGGTCCGGCTGCTGGGGCCCGGGCCGGCGGCCGATTTCTCGGTGTCTGTGGAGCGCGCCCTGGCGACCGAGTCGGGCTTGGACACCTACCGCCTGAGCGGCGGCGGCGGAGCGCGCGTGCAGGTGCGCGGCTCCACGGGCGTGGCGGCCGCCGCCGGGCTGCACCGCTACCTGCGCGACTTCTGTGGCTGCCAGGTGGTCTGGTCGGGTTCTCAGCTGCACCTGCCACAGCCGCTGCCTGTGGTGCCGGAAGAGCTGGCTGAGACCACGCCCCACAG GTATCGCTATTACCAGAATGTGTGCACACAAAGCTACTCCTTCGTGTGGTGGGACTGGGCCCGCTGGGAGAAAGAGATTGACTGGATGGCACTGAATGGCATCAACCTGGCACTGGCCTGGAATGGTCAGGAGGCCATCTGGCAGCGG GTGTACCTGGCCTTGGGCCTGACTGAATCAGAAATCAATGAATACTTCACTGGTCCTGCCTTCCTGGCCTGGGGGCGCATGGGCAATCTGCACACCTGGGGTGGCCCCCTGTCCCGCTTCTGGCACCTCAAGCAGATTTATTTACAG CATCGGATCCTGGACCGGATGCGCTCGTTTGGCATGATCCCCGTGTTACCTGCATTCGCAGGGCACGTCCCCAAGGCTCTCACCAG GGTGTTCCCACAGATGAATGTCACCCGATTGAGCAGTTGGGGACATTTCAACTGCTCCTACTCCTGCCCCTACCTTCTGGCTCCAGAAGACCCCATGTTCCCCCTCATTGGGAGCCTCTTCCTATGGGAGCTGAGCAAAGAGTTTGGTACCAACCACATCTACGGGGCTGACACTTTCAATGAGATGCAACCTCCTTCTTCACAGCCCTCCTACCTTGCTGCAATCACCACTGCTGTCTATGAGGCCATGATCGCAG AATGGGCTCAGCACTCCCCTGGCCGTCTCCTCTCATCACCCCTCTTGTCTGTCCTTCCCACTCCCACCACTGCAGCGGATCCTGATGCCGTGTGGCTGCTCCAAGGCTGGCTTTTCCAGCACCAGCCCAAGTTCTGGGGGCCTGACCAGGTCAAGGCTGTGCTGAGGGCTGTGCCCCTGGGCCGTCTCCTGGTTCTGGACCTGTTTGCCGAGAACCAGCCTGTGTATAGCCGCACAGACTCCTTCTATGGCCAGCCCTTCATCTGGTGCATGCTGCATAATTTCGGGGGCAACCATGGCCTATTTGGATCCCTGGAGGCTGTGAACCAAGGCCCTCAGGCTGCACGCCTCTACCCCAATTCCACCATGGTAGGCACTGGCATAGCTCCTGAGGGCATTGGCCAGAATGAAGTGGTCTATACCCTCATGACTGAGCTGGGCTGGCGAAAGGACCCAGTGCCAGATTTGGTGGCGTGGGTGACCGGCTTTGCTGACCGGCGGTATGGGTTGTCTCAGGAAGATGCAAAGGAAGCCTGGAAGCTACTGCTCAGAAGTGTCTACAACTGCTCTGGTAAGGCCTGTGTTGGGCACAATCGCAGCCCACTGGTCAAGCGGCCTTCCCTAAAGATAAATACCACTGTCTGGTACAACCGATCGGATGTGTTTGAGGCCTGGCGGCTGTTGTTGAAAGCAGCACCCAACCTAACCACCAGCTTGGCCTTCCGCTATGACTTGGTGGACATCACCCGCCAGGCAATCCAAGAGTTGGTCAGCTTGTACTATGAGGAGGTGAAGATCTCCTACAGGAAGAAGGACCTGATTCTCCTACTGCAGGCTGGAGGCATCCTAGCTTATGAACTTCTGCCTGTACTGGATGAGGTGCTGGCTACTGACAAACGCTTCTTGCTGGGCAGTTGGCTAGAGCAGGCCCGGACAATGGCAGTCAATGAGACTGAGGCCCAATTCTATGAGCAGAATAGCCTCTATCAGTTGACACTGTGGGGTCCAGAGGGCAACATCCTAGATTATGCTAACAAACAATTGGCAGGACTGGTAGAAGATTACTATGCTCCACGTTGGCGCCTCTTCCTAGAGACACTGGCAGGCAGCTTGGCTCAGAGTGTACCTTTTAAACAGAAGGAATTTGACAAAAATGTCTTCCAGCTGGAGAAGTCCTTTGTTCTGAGCAAAAAGAGGTATTCCAGTCAGCCTCAAGGTGATACTGTGGACCTAACCAAGAAGGTCTTCCTCAAATATTACCCCAGGGTGGTGAATGGCTCTTTGTGA
- the Naglu gene encoding alpha-N-acetylglucosaminidase isoform X3, with translation MALNGINLALAWNGQEAIWQRVYLALGLTESEINEYFTGPAFLAWGRMGNLHTWGGPLSRFWHLKQIYLQHRILDRMRSFGMIPVLPAFAGHVPKALTRVFPQMNVTRLSSWGHFNCSYSCPYLLAPEDPMFPLIGSLFLWELSKEFGTNHIYGADTFNEMQPPSSQPSYLAAITTAVYEAMIAEWAQHSPGRLLSSPLLSVLPTPTTAADPDAVWLLQGWLFQHQPKFWGPDQVKAVLRAVPLGRLLVLDLFAENQPVYSRTDSFYGQPFIWCMLHNFGGNHGLFGSLEAVNQGPQAARLYPNSTMVGTGIAPEGIGQNEVVYTLMTELGWRKDPVPDLVAWVTGFADRRYGLSQEDAKEAWKLLLRSVYNCSGKACVGHNRSPLVKRPSLKINTTVWYNRSDVFEAWRLLLKAAPNLTTSLAFRYDLVDITRQAIQELVSLYYEEVKISYRKKDLILLLQAGGILAYELLPVLDEVLATDKRFLLGSWLEQARTMAVNETEAQFYEQNSLYQLTLWGPEGNILDYANKQLAGLVEDYYAPRWRLFLETLAGSLAQSVPFKQKEFDKNVFQLEKSFVLSKKRYSSQPQGDTVDLTKKVFLKYYPRVVNGSL, from the exons ATGGCACTGAATGGCATCAACCTGGCACTGGCCTGGAATGGTCAGGAGGCCATCTGGCAGCGG GTGTACCTGGCCTTGGGCCTGACTGAATCAGAAATCAATGAATACTTCACTGGTCCTGCCTTCCTGGCCTGGGGGCGCATGGGCAATCTGCACACCTGGGGTGGCCCCCTGTCCCGCTTCTGGCACCTCAAGCAGATTTATTTACAG CATCGGATCCTGGACCGGATGCGCTCGTTTGGCATGATCCCCGTGTTACCTGCATTCGCAGGGCACGTCCCCAAGGCTCTCACCAG GGTGTTCCCACAGATGAATGTCACCCGATTGAGCAGTTGGGGACATTTCAACTGCTCCTACTCCTGCCCCTACCTTCTGGCTCCAGAAGACCCCATGTTCCCCCTCATTGGGAGCCTCTTCCTATGGGAGCTGAGCAAAGAGTTTGGTACCAACCACATCTACGGGGCTGACACTTTCAATGAGATGCAACCTCCTTCTTCACAGCCCTCCTACCTTGCTGCAATCACCACTGCTGTCTATGAGGCCATGATCGCAG AATGGGCTCAGCACTCCCCTGGCCGTCTCCTCTCATCACCCCTCTTGTCTGTCCTTCCCACTCCCACCACTGCAGCGGATCCTGATGCCGTGTGGCTGCTCCAAGGCTGGCTTTTCCAGCACCAGCCCAAGTTCTGGGGGCCTGACCAGGTCAAGGCTGTGCTGAGGGCTGTGCCCCTGGGCCGTCTCCTGGTTCTGGACCTGTTTGCCGAGAACCAGCCTGTGTATAGCCGCACAGACTCCTTCTATGGCCAGCCCTTCATCTGGTGCATGCTGCATAATTTCGGGGGCAACCATGGCCTATTTGGATCCCTGGAGGCTGTGAACCAAGGCCCTCAGGCTGCACGCCTCTACCCCAATTCCACCATGGTAGGCACTGGCATAGCTCCTGAGGGCATTGGCCAGAATGAAGTGGTCTATACCCTCATGACTGAGCTGGGCTGGCGAAAGGACCCAGTGCCAGATTTGGTGGCGTGGGTGACCGGCTTTGCTGACCGGCGGTATGGGTTGTCTCAGGAAGATGCAAAGGAAGCCTGGAAGCTACTGCTCAGAAGTGTCTACAACTGCTCTGGTAAGGCCTGTGTTGGGCACAATCGCAGCCCACTGGTCAAGCGGCCTTCCCTAAAGATAAATACCACTGTCTGGTACAACCGATCGGATGTGTTTGAGGCCTGGCGGCTGTTGTTGAAAGCAGCACCCAACCTAACCACCAGCTTGGCCTTCCGCTATGACTTGGTGGACATCACCCGCCAGGCAATCCAAGAGTTGGTCAGCTTGTACTATGAGGAGGTGAAGATCTCCTACAGGAAGAAGGACCTGATTCTCCTACTGCAGGCTGGAGGCATCCTAGCTTATGAACTTCTGCCTGTACTGGATGAGGTGCTGGCTACTGACAAACGCTTCTTGCTGGGCAGTTGGCTAGAGCAGGCCCGGACAATGGCAGTCAATGAGACTGAGGCCCAATTCTATGAGCAGAATAGCCTCTATCAGTTGACACTGTGGGGTCCAGAGGGCAACATCCTAGATTATGCTAACAAACAATTGGCAGGACTGGTAGAAGATTACTATGCTCCACGTTGGCGCCTCTTCCTAGAGACACTGGCAGGCAGCTTGGCTCAGAGTGTACCTTTTAAACAGAAGGAATTTGACAAAAATGTCTTCCAGCTGGAGAAGTCCTTTGTTCTGAGCAAAAAGAGGTATTCCAGTCAGCCTCAAGGTGATACTGTGGACCTAACCAAGAAGGTCTTCCTCAAATATTACCCCAGGGTGGTGAATGGCTCTTTGTGA
- the Naglu gene encoding alpha-N-acetylglucosaminidase isoform X2: MEAATVAAALGFLLLAGVGGSSVDEAREETVVRALVVRLLGPGPAADFSVSVERALATESGLDTYRLSGGGGARVQVRGSTGVAAAAGLHRYLRDFCGCQVVWSGSQLHLPQPLPVVPEELAETTPHRYRYYQNVCTQSYSFVWWDWARWEKEIDWMALNGINLALAWNGQEAIWQRVYLALGLTESEINEYFTGPAFLAWGRMGNLHTWGGPLSRFWHLKQIYLQHRILDRMRSFGMIPVLPAFAGHVPKALTRVFPQMNVTRLSSWGHFNCSYSCPYLLAPEDPMFPLIGSLFLWELSKEFGTNHIYGADTFNEMQPPSSQPSYLAAITTAVYEAMIAADPDAVWLLQGWLFQHQPKFWGPDQVKAVLRAVPLGRLLVLDLFAENQPVYSRTDSFYGQPFIWCMLHNFGGNHGLFGSLEAVNQGPQAARLYPNSTMVGTGIAPEGIGQNEVVYTLMTELGWRKDPVPDLVAWVTGFADRRYGLSQEDAKEAWKLLLRSVYNCSGKACVGHNRSPLVKRPSLKINTTVWYNRSDVFEAWRLLLKAAPNLTTSLAFRYDLVDITRQAIQELVSLYYEEVKISYRKKDLILLLQAGGILAYELLPVLDEVLATDKRFLLGSWLEQARTMAVNETEAQFYEQNSLYQLTLWGPEGNILDYANKQLAGLVEDYYAPRWRLFLETLAGSLAQSVPFKQKEFDKNVFQLEKSFVLSKKRYSSQPQGDTVDLTKKVFLKYYPRVVNGSL; encoded by the exons ATGGAGGCCGCTACGGTGGCCGCAGCTCTGGGGTTCCTGCTTCTGGCAGGGGTTGGGGGCTCTTCGGTCGATGAGGCCCGGGAGGAGACGGTCGTGCGGGCGCTGGTGGTCCGGCTGCTGGGGCCCGGGCCGGCGGCCGATTTCTCGGTGTCTGTGGAGCGCGCCCTGGCGACCGAGTCGGGCTTGGACACCTACCGCCTGAGCGGCGGCGGCGGAGCGCGCGTGCAGGTGCGCGGCTCCACGGGCGTGGCGGCCGCCGCCGGGCTGCACCGCTACCTGCGCGACTTCTGTGGCTGCCAGGTGGTCTGGTCGGGTTCTCAGCTGCACCTGCCACAGCCGCTGCCTGTGGTGCCGGAAGAGCTGGCTGAGACCACGCCCCACAG GTATCGCTATTACCAGAATGTGTGCACACAAAGCTACTCCTTCGTGTGGTGGGACTGGGCCCGCTGGGAGAAAGAGATTGACTGGATGGCACTGAATGGCATCAACCTGGCACTGGCCTGGAATGGTCAGGAGGCCATCTGGCAGCGG GTGTACCTGGCCTTGGGCCTGACTGAATCAGAAATCAATGAATACTTCACTGGTCCTGCCTTCCTGGCCTGGGGGCGCATGGGCAATCTGCACACCTGGGGTGGCCCCCTGTCCCGCTTCTGGCACCTCAAGCAGATTTATTTACAG CATCGGATCCTGGACCGGATGCGCTCGTTTGGCATGATCCCCGTGTTACCTGCATTCGCAGGGCACGTCCCCAAGGCTCTCACCAG GGTGTTCCCACAGATGAATGTCACCCGATTGAGCAGTTGGGGACATTTCAACTGCTCCTACTCCTGCCCCTACCTTCTGGCTCCAGAAGACCCCATGTTCCCCCTCATTGGGAGCCTCTTCCTATGGGAGCTGAGCAAAGAGTTTGGTACCAACCACATCTACGGGGCTGACACTTTCAATGAGATGCAACCTCCTTCTTCACAGCCCTCCTACCTTGCTGCAATCACCACTGCTGTCTATGAGGCCATGATCGCAG CGGATCCTGATGCCGTGTGGCTGCTCCAAGGCTGGCTTTTCCAGCACCAGCCCAAGTTCTGGGGGCCTGACCAGGTCAAGGCTGTGCTGAGGGCTGTGCCCCTGGGCCGTCTCCTGGTTCTGGACCTGTTTGCCGAGAACCAGCCTGTGTATAGCCGCACAGACTCCTTCTATGGCCAGCCCTTCATCTGGTGCATGCTGCATAATTTCGGGGGCAACCATGGCCTATTTGGATCCCTGGAGGCTGTGAACCAAGGCCCTCAGGCTGCACGCCTCTACCCCAATTCCACCATGGTAGGCACTGGCATAGCTCCTGAGGGCATTGGCCAGAATGAAGTGGTCTATACCCTCATGACTGAGCTGGGCTGGCGAAAGGACCCAGTGCCAGATTTGGTGGCGTGGGTGACCGGCTTTGCTGACCGGCGGTATGGGTTGTCTCAGGAAGATGCAAAGGAAGCCTGGAAGCTACTGCTCAGAAGTGTCTACAACTGCTCTGGTAAGGCCTGTGTTGGGCACAATCGCAGCCCACTGGTCAAGCGGCCTTCCCTAAAGATAAATACCACTGTCTGGTACAACCGATCGGATGTGTTTGAGGCCTGGCGGCTGTTGTTGAAAGCAGCACCCAACCTAACCACCAGCTTGGCCTTCCGCTATGACTTGGTGGACATCACCCGCCAGGCAATCCAAGAGTTGGTCAGCTTGTACTATGAGGAGGTGAAGATCTCCTACAGGAAGAAGGACCTGATTCTCCTACTGCAGGCTGGAGGCATCCTAGCTTATGAACTTCTGCCTGTACTGGATGAGGTGCTGGCTACTGACAAACGCTTCTTGCTGGGCAGTTGGCTAGAGCAGGCCCGGACAATGGCAGTCAATGAGACTGAGGCCCAATTCTATGAGCAGAATAGCCTCTATCAGTTGACACTGTGGGGTCCAGAGGGCAACATCCTAGATTATGCTAACAAACAATTGGCAGGACTGGTAGAAGATTACTATGCTCCACGTTGGCGCCTCTTCCTAGAGACACTGGCAGGCAGCTTGGCTCAGAGTGTACCTTTTAAACAGAAGGAATTTGACAAAAATGTCTTCCAGCTGGAGAAGTCCTTTGTTCTGAGCAAAAAGAGGTATTCCAGTCAGCCTCAAGGTGATACTGTGGACCTAACCAAGAAGGTCTTCCTCAAATATTACCCCAGGGTGGTGAATGGCTCTTTGTGA